Proteins from a single region of Corvus hawaiiensis isolate bCorHaw1 chromosome 6, bCorHaw1.pri.cur, whole genome shotgun sequence:
- the PIGH gene encoding phosphatidylinositol N-acetylglucosaminyltransferase subunit H, with protein sequence MAEERGFRSASGAPIALRRRQHSASCRELAVRGPRLQLRSLSAATSAVWLAAYGLFALSENSMVLSAAIFITLIGLIIYLHFVKIDQESLLVIGSLGIQVTSSYASGKESTTFIEMGQVKDVVINEAIHMQKVIYYLCILLQDPDDPQGVSEVVPLFQSSKPRLDCLIEVYRSCQEILEQRKTAPQ encoded by the exons ATGGCGGAGGAGCGCGGGTTCCGCTCGGCCTCGGGGGCGCCGATCGCGCTGCGGCGCCGCCAGCACAGCGCGTCCTGCCGGGAGCTGGCGGTGCGCGGCCCCCGCCTGCAGCTGCGCTCGCTCAGCGCCGCCACCTCCGCCGTCTGGCTGGCGGCCTACGGGCTCTTCGCGCTCAGCGAG AACAGCATGGTGCTTTCTGCTGCCATCTTCATCACACTGATTGGCCTCATCATATACCTGCACTTCGTGAAGATTGACCAGGAATCCCTGTTGGTCATCGGCTCCCTTGGCATTCAGGTGACTTCGTCCTATGCCTCAGGGAAAGAGAGCACAACCTTCATTGAGATGGGTCAAGTGAAGGATGTGGTTATCAATGAAGCCATCCATATG CAAAAAGTTATCTACTACCTGTGTATCCTCCTCCAGGACCCTGATGATCCTCAGGGAGTATCTGAGGTTGTGCCACTCTTTCAG AGCTCCAAGCCACGTCTGGACTGCTTGATAGAAGTGTACAGAAGTTGTCAAGAgatcctggagcagaggaagacagCTCCACAATGA